Proteins encoded in a region of the Labrus bergylta chromosome 9, fLabBer1.1, whole genome shotgun sequence genome:
- the tmem265 gene encoding transmembrane protein 121: MVPTPQVCVSTLVTVSTMAVVDLYLLEQSMLGARGLPGPGVWQCAAVLLGDAGFLLALRFVSAGVVSEARSPRRGFANALWFLFLSLLQLKLFFVCHNYRQERRPPDPLARKTLTLLLSICLPSLFLILTGADHMTPQRRKQEVRSRLLWVVVDLLDVLDLQAGLWEAQGGVTVGAGGVVEQRLPIWAEGLVFFYCYALLLLLPCVALTELGGTGLPGQRGPRKEALYPWLSLVTINIFTLALRGTGMLWYRDPRVSTVFLGKNLLALAVKLSSAWEKHRQERDAAGAGTVTGSEPGDPTLQNESSGQGEGPAEGKAPPAHYHTLSRTQSHTLSHVSLEPTETPLGPSFISHEL; this comes from the coding sequence ATGGTGCCTACGCCCCAGGTGTGCGTATCAACCCTGGTCACGGTGAGCACGATGGCAGTGGTGGACCTCTACCTGCTGGAGCAGAGCATGTTGGGAGCTCGTGGGCTTCCAGGACCCGGTGTGTGGCAGTGTGCAGCAGTGTTGCTAGGAGATGCTGGCTTCCTGCTCGCGCTGCGCTTCGTGTCAGCTGGTGTGGTGTCTGAGGCACGATCCCCACGCCGTGGATTTGCCAACGCCCTTTGGTTCCTGTTCCTGTCACTGCTGCAGCTCAAACTCTTCTTCGTCTGTCACAACTACCGGCAGGAGCGCCGTCCCCCTGACCCACTGGCCAGAAAGACACTGACGCTGCTGCTGTCCATCTGCCTGCCCTCCCTGTTCCTCATCTTGACGGGTGCCGATCACATGACCCCACAGCGCAGGAAGCAGGAGGTGCGGAGCCGTCTCCTGTGGGTGGTGGTGGACCTGCTGGATGTGTTGGACCTGCAGGCGGGGCTGTGGGAGGCACAAGGTGGTGTTACAGTGGGGGCTGGAGGGGTTGTTGAGCAGAGGCTGCCCATCTGGGCGGAGGGCCTGGTTTTCTTTTACTGCTAtgccctcctgctgctgctgccgtgtGTGGCCCTTACAGAGCTGGGGGGCACTGGGCTGCCAGGACAGAGGGGGCCTCGTAAAGAGGCTTTGTACCCTTGGCTCAGCCTGGTCACCATCAACATCTTTACACTGGCCCTGAGGGGCACAGGCATGCTGTGGTACAGAGACCCTCGGGTGTCCACAGTCTTCCTGGGGAAGAACCTGCTAGCTCTGGCTGTGAAGCTGAGCTCAGCCTGGGAGAAACACAGGCAGGAGCGCgatgctgcaggagctgggactgtgactggatcagaaccaggagaCCCAACTCTGCAAAATGAGAGCTCAGGGCAGGGAGAGGGCCCAGCTGAGGGGAAAGCTCCCCCCGCTCACTATCACACACTGTCTCGCACACAAAGCCACACTCTCTCCCACGTCAGCCTGGAGCCCACAGAGACACCCTTAGGACCCTCTTTCATCTCCCATGAACTCTAG